DNA from Thermodesulfobacteriota bacterium:
ACCGACTTGATTGCCAGTGCAAAATCGACTGCTCAATCCGCGCTTTCTACCACAAGCACCACAGAACGCGCCGCATTGGCTGTCCAGTTTAACACGCTGATGGATCAAATCGACGACCTTTCTGAAGATTCAGGCTACAAAGGAATCAACTTTCTGTCCAACGATACCTTAACGGTTTCCTTTAACGCAGACGGAACCAATAGTATCGGTCTTTCCGGTTTCGATGCCTGTGCCACTGCTCTCGGGATAGCTGATGCAACTGGTTCTTGGGCGGCAGATGCAAGCATTAATACGGCGATCACAAACCTCGATACCGCAAAAGACACTTTGCGGACCGAAGCAAAAGAAATGTCTAACAACCTGAGTACTATTACCGTCAGACAGGATTTCACCGAAAAGACGATCAACACTTTAGAAGACGGCGTTGCCAACCTCACCAATGCAGACATGAACGAGGAAGGGGCTAATATGCTGATGCTTCAGACCCGACAGGCTCTGGGTACCACCTCATTGAGCCTTGCATCTGAGGCGGCACAATCAGTGCTAAGGCTGTTTTAATTAAAATCCTGAGGTGTAATCTCGTCCGGTAAGGGAGAATCAATCCTTCCCCCTTACCGGATTTTTCCTTG
Protein-coding regions in this window:
- a CDS encoding flagellin, which encodes MAITLTSGMRQNLFALQNTTKLMEKTQTRLSTGKRVNSALDDAINFFAAENHQQRADDLAFRKDAMGEAIQTIKAGNNGIEAITDLIASAKSTAQSALSTTSTTERAALAVQFNTLMDQIDDLSEDSGYKGINFLSNDTLTVSFNADGTNSIGLSGFDACATALGIADATGSWAADASINTAITNLDTAKDTLRTEAKEMSNNLSTITVRQDFTEKTINTLEDGVANLTNADMNEEGANMLMLQTRQALGTTSLSLASEAAQSVLRLF